The Sporocytophaga myxococcoides genome window below encodes:
- a CDS encoding ArsR/SmtB family transcription factor, whose amino-acid sequence MKSQQQSLDPFYALADPSRRYILQLLSKDSLSINALAENFEMSRPAVSKHVKILNAAGFISIEDIGRERYCVLNQEGFVEVQEWINFFDVFWKKKLKKLEMLLNDKAKKK is encoded by the coding sequence ATGAAATCACAACAACAATCATTAGATCCGTTTTATGCTTTGGCAGATCCGAGCAGAAGGTACATTCTTCAATTGCTTTCAAAAGATAGTTTGTCTATCAATGCACTTGCTGAAAATTTTGAAATGAGCAGACCTGCTGTTTCCAAACATGTTAAAATATTAAATGCAGCCGGGTTTATTTCTATAGAAGACATAGGTAGAGAAAGATATTGCGTACTGAATCAGGAAGGATTTGTGGAAGTGCAAGAGTGGATTAATTTCTTTGACGTTTTCTGGAAAAAGAAATTGAAAAAACTCGAAATGCTTTTAAATGATAAAGCAAAAAAGAAATGA
- a CDS encoding GNAT family N-acetyltransferase yields the protein MRKVFNIGIMDDKFAKIEMAGNRLNLIFQKLDKNAIIPYDLLLLADPSKDLIEQYIKLSDIYIARQNEEAVGVIALFPLTPDAVEIKNVAVRPEFQGKGLGSYLIENAINTAVHNKQKSICIGTANSSVGQLYLYQKHGFEITEIKKDFFINNYPESIYENGIQAKHMVLTRQL from the coding sequence TTCGCAAAGATTGAAATGGCAGGAAACAGACTCAATTTAATATTTCAAAAACTCGACAAAAACGCCATAATCCCTTACGACCTTTTATTGCTTGCAGATCCTTCAAAAGATTTGATTGAGCAATATATAAAGTTATCAGATATCTATATTGCAAGACAAAATGAAGAAGCTGTAGGTGTTATAGCACTGTTTCCATTGACACCAGATGCGGTAGAAATTAAAAATGTTGCTGTAAGACCAGAATTTCAAGGAAAAGGACTTGGTAGCTATCTGATAGAAAATGCGATCAATACCGCTGTTCATAATAAACAAAAAAGTATTTGCATCGGAACTGCAAATTCAAGCGTCGGACAGCTTTATTTGTATCAGAAACATGGTTTTGAAATCACAGAAATTAAAAAAGATTTTTTTATAAATAACTACCCGGAATCAATTTATGAAAACGGGATTCAGGCTAAACATATGGTTTTGACAAGGCAACTATAA
- a CDS encoding DoxX family protein: protein MKPLIVLLSVFLISIAAIRLINGVTNIPLAGRMAMAAMLAFTAVGHFVFTKGMSMMLPDFVPFKTETIYLTGLIEIAAALGLLIPGLRHIIGWLLIVFFLLLLPANIYAAFKHVDYQKGTFDGPGMTYLWFRVPLQLLFILWTYFSSIRF, encoded by the coding sequence ATGAAACCTCTGATAGTATTGCTTTCGGTCTTTTTAATATCTATTGCCGCTATAAGATTGATTAATGGAGTTACAAATATTCCGTTGGCAGGAAGAATGGCTATGGCTGCAATGCTGGCCTTTACTGCCGTTGGTCACTTTGTATTTACGAAAGGAATGTCTATGATGCTTCCGGATTTTGTGCCATTTAAAACAGAGACAATTTATCTTACAGGATTGATTGAGATTGCTGCAGCTCTGGGATTATTAATACCGGGGTTAAGACATATTATCGGATGGCTTCTGATCGTATTTTTTCTTTTATTGCTTCCTGCCAATATTTATGCAGCTTTTAAACATGTCGATTATCAGAAAGGAACATTTGACGGTCCGGGAATGACTTATTTATGGTTCAGAGTGCCGCTTCAGCTATTATTCATTTTGTGGACTTATTTTAGCTCTATTCGTTTCTGA
- a CDS encoding VOC family protein: MHPELSLLVLKTRQLQDLLNFYTTLGLSFQEEKHGNGPVHFSCSIGRLLMEIYPLPKSMEIADKTTRIGFTVTNLDEIIKILKDDNNKIVSEPANNEWGYSAVVKDPDGRSVELREK; the protein is encoded by the coding sequence ATGCATCCAGAGTTATCGTTACTAGTACTGAAGACAAGGCAGCTTCAGGACTTACTAAATTTTTATACTACTCTTGGCCTTTCTTTTCAGGAAGAAAAACATGGAAATGGGCCAGTTCATTTTTCATGTTCAATTGGAAGATTATTGATGGAAATCTATCCTTTGCCTAAGTCTATGGAGATTGCTGATAAAACGACCAGAATTGGATTTACAGTGACTAATCTTGATGAAATCATAAAGATTTTAAAGGATGATAATAATAAGATTGTATCAGAGCCCGCAAATAATGAATGGGGATATTCTGCTGTTGTGAAAGATCCCGATGGAAGATCAGTTGAATTGAGAGAAAAATGA
- a CDS encoding SRPBCC family protein produces MRRDIRHQWFFNHSPETVWRFLTDPDLIAQWLMENDFKPVVGHKFQFTTKPKVKVKFDGIIYCEVLEVDPYTKLSYSWKGGSKGEITLDSVVSWTLTPRDGGTDLVLEHKGFKGMKNYLAYFFMNIGWKAKVMKRFSLLIGSFQK; encoded by the coding sequence ATGCGAAGAGATATCAGACATCAATGGTTTTTTAACCATTCACCTGAAACAGTATGGAGATTTCTTACAGACCCGGATCTAATTGCTCAATGGTTAATGGAGAACGACTTTAAACCTGTTGTTGGTCATAAGTTTCAGTTCACTACCAAGCCTAAAGTAAAAGTTAAATTTGATGGTATTATATACTGTGAAGTATTGGAAGTGGACCCCTACACAAAACTTTCTTACTCCTGGAAAGGAGGTTCCAAAGGAGAAATTACTCTGGATTCCGTAGTTAGCTGGACATTAACACCAAGGGATGGCGGCACGGATTTGGTTTTAGAACATAAAGGTTTTAAAGGAATGAAAAATTATCTGGCTTATTTCTTCATGAACATTGGCTGGAAAGCAAAAGTGATGAAAAGGTTTTCGTTATTAATTGGTTCCTTTCAGAAATGA
- a CDS encoding Crp/Fnr family transcriptional regulator, which yields MDLIRNLFEKSVTLSDEDWEIFSSKLLRQEFAPKAVLLETGHTENYLSFIEKGIVRFYIPKEDNDLTFSFSFHNGFVSAYDSFLSRKPSGYKVETITETILWRLTYQDLQIIYSETEAGNKIGRFASEDLFQKKAKRELSFLNESPEERYLKLFTEQPHLIQQIPLKYIASYIGITPQALSRIRKRIS from the coding sequence ATGGACCTTATCAGGAATCTGTTTGAAAAATCTGTAACATTGAGCGACGAGGATTGGGAAATATTTTCCTCAAAGCTATTAAGGCAGGAATTCGCTCCCAAAGCCGTATTATTAGAGACGGGACATACTGAAAATTACTTGTCTTTTATAGAAAAAGGAATTGTAAGGTTTTATATACCGAAGGAAGATAATGATCTGACCTTTTCATTTTCCTTTCATAATGGGTTTGTTAGTGCTTACGATTCCTTTCTGTCCCGTAAACCTTCTGGTTATAAGGTGGAAACAATAACGGAAACAATTCTCTGGCGCCTGACCTATCAGGATCTTCAGATCATATATTCAGAGACTGAAGCAGGAAATAAAATCGGAAGGTTTGCTAGTGAAGATTTATTTCAAAAAAAGGCCAAGAGAGAACTTTCATTTTTAAATGAATCTCCTGAAGAAAGGTATCTGAAGTTGTTTACAGAGCAGCCTCATTTGATTCAGCAGATCCCATTAAAGTACATTGCTTCCTATATTGGTATCACTCCACAGGCACTCAGCAGGATCAGAAAACGCATTTCTTAA